Proteins encoded in a region of the Limnothrix sp. FACHB-406 genome:
- a CDS encoding cysteine desulfurase family protein: MANLVYLDCHATTPTDPRVAEAMWPFLTDYFGNAGSNHAYGWAAAAAVDRSRATLAAAINASPEEILFTSGATEANNLAIKGVAEAYLNKGRHLITVATEHSAVLDPCRYLQSLGFEVTVLPVDRLGLLDLEALAQAMRPETVLVSVMVANNEIGVLQPIEQIGALCRDRGVLFHTDAAQAIGKVPLDVQTQSIDLMSLTAHKVYGPKGIGALYVRRGNSRVALAPQLHGGGQERGLRAGTLPVSQIVGFGRAIELAMEHLATEAEQLQMLRDRLWERLQTYFATAPGLALELNGHPSLRLPGNLNVTIEGLPNGAVLKAIQLIAAVSSGSACQSETGRQSHVLKALGQSAGPLTTTLRFGLGRFHDFATIDRVATRLIGAIEQIRRNAGTLA, translated from the coding sequence ATGGCGAATTTGGTTTATTTAGATTGTCATGCCACAACCCCGACCGATCCCCGAGTGGCGGAGGCCATGTGGCCTTTTTTAACGGACTATTTTGGCAACGCAGGCAGCAACCATGCCTATGGTTGGGCCGCGGCGGCCGCGGTCGATCGATCCCGGGCTACTTTGGCTGCGGCGATCAACGCCAGCCCTGAGGAAATTTTGTTCACCAGCGGTGCAACGGAAGCCAACAATCTGGCCATCAAGGGCGTGGCCGAGGCCTATCTCAACAAAGGGCGGCACTTGATTACGGTGGCCACGGAGCATTCGGCGGTGCTGGATCCCTGTCGCTATTTGCAGTCCCTGGGGTTTGAGGTGACGGTTTTGCCGGTCGATCGCCTGGGTTTGTTGGATCTGGAGGCCCTGGCCCAGGCCATGCGACCGGAAACGGTGCTGGTGTCGGTGATGGTGGCGAATAATGAGATCGGTGTTTTGCAGCCGATCGAGCAAATTGGGGCCCTCTGTCGCGATCGGGGCGTGCTGTTTCACACGGATGCGGCCCAGGCGATCGGGAAAGTACCCCTTGATGTACAAACCCAGTCGATCGATCTCATGTCCCTGACGGCCCACAAGGTTTATGGGCCCAAGGGCATTGGGGCCCTGTACGTGCGGCGGGGCAACTCCCGCGTGGCCTTGGCTCCCCAATTACACGGCGGCGGCCAGGAACGGGGGCTGCGGGCGGGAACTTTGCCCGTGTCGCAAATTGTTGGGTTTGGCCGGGCGATCGAGCTGGCAATGGAGCACCTGGCCACTGAAGCAGAACAACTGCAAATGCTGCGCGATCGGCTTTGGGAGCGATTGCAAACCTACTTTGCCACCGCGCCGGGTTTGGCCCTGGAACTCAACGGCCACCCCAGCCTCCGCCTGCCGGGTAACTTGAACGTCACGATCGAGGGCTTGCCCAACGGAGCCGTTTTGAAAGCTATCCAGTTGATCGCCGCTGTCTCTTCCGGCTCCGCTTGCCAATCGGAAACCGGCCGCCAATCCCATGTGCTCAAAGCGCTCGGGCAGTCAGCCGGCCCCCTGACCACAACGCTGCGGTTTGGATTGGGTCGCTTCCATGACTTCGCCACGATCGATCGAGTTGCGACTCGGTTAATTGGGGCGATCGAACAGATTCGCCGCAACGCTGGAACCCTAGCGTGA
- a CDS encoding polysaccharide deacetylase family protein, translating to MTRLFSKRSGSSRSQAARGYRSSKVGQNFNQRSRFSWRWWLLALVTCAAVLGGSYAWTTNNASLKTALDNSAVASQSAPPLSLGEALDRSIGNFRQQVTSQEQEILMALGNLPQAFVGKLVRDQRLASGEKVVALTFDDGPAPRYTDQVLDILKQEDVKATFFVIGRMFQAFPTIGQRVAREGHVIANHTWSHGYHRHAPAAAAREIDQTAAIIQAKTGQVARLYRPPGGVLNNGMDTYAQGHGYATVLWGTDTGDWRRPPAATIVDRVMRTMHPGDIVLMHDGGGDRHNTVAALPIIIRQLKAQGYRFVTMPELLQLRAQASRSASTRATAKPQPTATATQPANPGPGAIDPTVNAPMSAPNSTMDLPL from the coding sequence ATGACTCGGCTGTTTTCTAAACGATCTGGCTCTTCGCGATCCCAAGCCGCCCGTGGCTATCGTTCCAGTAAGGTGGGGCAAAACTTCAATCAGCGATCGCGGTTTTCTTGGCGATGGTGGCTGTTGGCGTTGGTGACCTGTGCGGCGGTGTTGGGAGGCAGCTATGCCTGGACGACCAACAATGCTTCGCTGAAAACCGCCTTGGACAATTCCGCCGTGGCCTCTCAGTCGGCTCCGCCCCTTTCCCTAGGTGAGGCACTCGATCGCAGCATTGGTAACTTTCGCCAGCAAGTGACCAGCCAAGAGCAGGAAATTTTGATGGCTTTGGGGAATTTGCCCCAAGCTTTTGTGGGCAAACTGGTGCGGGATCAACGCCTGGCCAGTGGTGAGAAGGTGGTGGCGTTGACCTTTGACGATGGGCCAGCCCCCCGTTACACCGATCAGGTGCTGGACATTTTGAAACAGGAAGACGTGAAGGCCACGTTCTTTGTGATTGGTCGCATGTTCCAGGCCTTCCCGACGATCGGGCAGCGCGTGGCCCGGGAAGGTCACGTGATTGCGAATCACACCTGGTCCCATGGTTACCATCGCCATGCTCCGGCGGCGGCGGCCCGTGAAATTGACCAAACCGCCGCCATCATCCAAGCCAAAACCGGCCAGGTGGCTCGCCTCTATCGGCCGCCGGGTGGCGTTTTGAACAATGGGATGGATACCTACGCCCAAGGTCATGGATACGCCACGGTTCTGTGGGGCACGGATACGGGCGATTGGCGCAGACCTCCGGCGGCCACCATTGTCGATCGGGTGATGCGAACCATGCACCCGGGCGATATTGTGCTGATGCATGATGGCGGGGGCGATCGACACAACACGGTGGCAGCCTTGCCGATCATCATTCGGCAACTGAAAGCCCAGGGTTACCGCTTCGTCACCATGCCGGAACTCTTGCAACTGCGGGCCCAAGCCAGCCGCTCCGCCAGCACCCGAGCCACGGCCAAGCCCCAACCAACAGCGACCGCAACGCAACCGGCTAACCCTGGGCCCGGGGCGATCGACCCAACGGTCAATGCTCCCATGAGTGCCCCCAATTCCACCATGGATCTACCGCTGTAG
- a CDS encoding Uma2 family endonuclease, translating into MIAIPNHIDPDEYLLLDRNSNTRHEYRRGLVYAMAGGSDTHARIAINLLSLINFHLRGTACRLYNGDVKVNYRDEFYYYPDLFVTCDPRDRENRTIKRYPKLIAEVLSDSTKDFDRNLKFTDYQQLESLEEYVLISQDTQQVECRCRQPDNTWATTVYKNGDRVTLNSIGLELDVAELYLDLD; encoded by the coding sequence ATGATCGCCATTCCAAACCACATCGATCCTGACGAATACCTACTGCTTGATCGCAATAGCAATACCCGCCATGAATACCGTCGCGGTCTTGTCTATGCCATGGCAGGCGGCAGCGACACTCACGCCCGAATTGCCATTAATCTCCTCAGTTTGATTAACTTTCACCTTCGAGGCACAGCCTGCCGTCTCTACAACGGCGATGTCAAAGTCAACTATCGCGACGAATTCTACTACTACCCAGATCTCTTCGTTACCTGTGACCCACGCGATCGCGAAAATCGCACCATCAAACGCTATCCCAAACTGATTGCTGAGGTTCTTTCAGACAGCACCAAAGACTTTGACCGTAACCTTAAATTTACCGACTACCAGCAGCTCGAAAGCCTCGAAGAATACGTCCTCATCTCCCAAGACACTCAGCAAGTGGAATGCCGCTGCCGCCAACCCGACAATACCTGGGCAACCACCGTCTACAAAAATGGCGATCGCGTCACCTTGAACAGCATTGGTCTTGAACTTGATGTGGCCGAACTCTATCTTGATCTCGACTAA
- a CDS encoding Uma2 family endonuclease: protein MIAIPNYINPDEYLIIDRDSSTRHEYRRGLVYAMAGGSDAHSQIAIKLLGLIDRHLENTPCRVYNEVKVNYKDEFYYYPDAFVTCDPRDRADRYIKRHPKLIAEVLSQSTRAFDLGQKFEDYRQIPDLEEYVLIDQDQRWVECHRRQPDNTWTTVIYGTGDQIALQSINLTFPLEQLYRGLD from the coding sequence ATGATCGCCATTCCAAACTACATCAATCCTGATGAATACCTGATCATCGATCGCGATAGTTCCACCCGCCACGAATACCGTCGCGGCCTCGTCTACGCGATGGCAGGCGGCAGCGATGCCCACTCACAGATTGCAATCAAGCTACTGGGTCTGATTGACCGTCATCTAGAAAATACGCCGTGCCGTGTTTACAACGAGGTCAAGGTCAACTACAAAGATGAGTTTTACTATTACCCTGATGCCTTCGTGACCTGCGATCCCCGCGATCGCGCCGACCGCTACATCAAACGCCACCCAAAATTGATTGCCGAAGTCCTATCCCAAAGCACGCGAGCCTTTGATCTGGGTCAAAAGTTCGAGGATTATCGGCAAATCCCAGACCTAGAGGAATACGTTCTCATCGATCAGGATCAGCGCTGGGTGGAATGCCACCGCCGCCAACCGGACAATACTTGGACAACGGTGATCTATGGAACAGGGGATCAGATTGCGCTTCAAAGTATTAATTTAACCTTCCCCCTTGAGCAACTCTATCGAGGCTTGGATTAG
- a CDS encoding glycosyltransferase family 39 protein, whose product MGQDLGDRAGQLGSGFKVHGFRIHRFHHWLNPDHWQSRWQGRWQTDWAKLLGLWLLVLLVDRAWFAIDQSAPAWDQAEYLTAALTYADALRDPQWLSGSWWVDFWRLSPKVPPLVAIITVPFLWLFGPTADAATALNSACSLLLLGSVYAIGRRLFDRTTGWWAALLCSVMPGLWRVRLDYLTEFPLVTVVTAAFAALVFWATGGRFGPWRGRLAHWLWAIGLGLLLGAGLLTKQPVVFFLGLPWAGLLAVALWRSRWERVTQGLLALGIAWIVAAPWYQANWLFVLSGGKRATVDSAIVEGDPALNTLDAWIYYLKLFPQHLSWPLLGLAISGGCLAFLKYQQQLAWPDRPWPSSPVPKDDRRGWLWTLGFWLGAYLLCSLLVNKDWRYVLPYWPVGAIVLARGWLVWGARVRWSLLGLTVLLSVLSWLPPTAAGVAPLVPGPMRVVQWGPALPHAQVVQAVIDHAPHLQSTVGVLPSTAELNQHNLNFFGAARNFQVYGRQVGTDPQAVAQDARSLDWYLLKTGDQGSMRGRRRREAQAATSQTLRQSSELQLVEHWPVAADSEWQLWQRRSPSVTVTPLANPAPLKLMAQLPERLPPGQVAPVTYRWQGPAAQLQGGLALLTWQREPTPDRPAGRTGWIDDRAIGRGRLMTPLPPSAGQAWEVWDRSAMVLPPDLAPGRYRLWASLLPNDPQLGDRAQPIAIPTEATVVIDPAASAQPAPELDGVAQLRLLGLQLRSGRSGLESVFNTIGRINQYNPNQTYVAQAELTLRYRLSQQPDRLGWRYALGLAQVLDQNTSGAIATFEQITQAEPRNPWAQAYLAVVRLYEFQTDAAWPAIQQALALAPRVPEFHYLKAVAHAQRWELGRAIAELRIGQSLEPAATQSHHPPIGLIPPTS is encoded by the coding sequence ATGGGTCAAGATTTGGGCGATCGCGCCGGCCAACTAGGCAGCGGGTTCAAGGTTCACGGGTTCAGAATTCACAGGTTTCACCACTGGCTCAATCCAGACCATTGGCAAAGCCGGTGGCAGGGTCGGTGGCAGACCGATTGGGCCAAGCTGCTGGGTCTGTGGCTGTTGGTGTTGCTGGTCGATCGGGCTTGGTTCGCGATCGACCAATCAGCCCCCGCCTGGGATCAAGCGGAATATCTGACGGCGGCCCTGACCTATGCCGATGCCCTGCGGGATCCCCAGTGGTTGTCTGGTTCCTGGTGGGTGGATTTTTGGCGACTCTCCCCCAAAGTGCCGCCCCTGGTGGCAATCATCACCGTGCCGTTTTTATGGCTGTTTGGCCCCACGGCCGATGCTGCGACGGCGTTAAATTCCGCCTGTTCGCTGCTTTTGCTGGGGTCGGTTTATGCGATCGGGCGGCGATTGTTCGATCGCACCACGGGCTGGTGGGCCGCCCTGCTGTGCAGTGTGATGCCCGGCCTGTGGCGCGTGCGGCTGGACTATCTCACCGAATTCCCCTTGGTGACCGTGGTAACGGCGGCCTTTGCGGCCCTGGTGTTTTGGGCAACGGGGGGCCGGTTTGGCCCCTGGCGCGGACGTTTGGCCCATTGGCTGTGGGCGATCGGGCTGGGGCTGTTGTTGGGAGCTGGGCTGCTGACCAAGCAACCGGTGGTTTTCTTCCTGGGGTTGCCCTGGGCGGGATTGCTGGCCGTTGCCCTCTGGCGATCGCGCTGGGAACGGGTCACCCAAGGCCTGTTGGCCCTGGGGATCGCCTGGATCGTAGCGGCTCCTTGGTATCAAGCGAATTGGCTCTTTGTGCTCAGTGGCGGCAAGCGGGCCACGGTGGATTCCGCGATCGTGGAGGGTGACCCGGCCCTCAACACCCTTGATGCTTGGATTTATTACCTGAAGCTTTTTCCGCAACATCTGTCTTGGCCCCTGCTGGGTCTGGCGATCTCGGGGGGCTGTTTGGCCTTTCTGAAATATCAACAACAACTGGCCTGGCCCGATCGGCCCTGGCCCAGTTCACCAGTCCCCAAGGACGATCGCCGGGGGTGGCTCTGGACGTTGGGCTTTTGGCTCGGAGCCTATCTGTTGTGTTCCTTGCTGGTGAACAAAGACTGGCGCTACGTTTTGCCCTATTGGCCCGTGGGGGCGATCGTCTTGGCCCGAGGCTGGCTGGTTTGGGGAGCGCGGGTGCGGTGGAGCCTGTTGGGGCTGACGGTGTTGCTGTCGGTGCTCAGTTGGTTGCCGCCCACGGCCGCCGGGGTGGCTCCCTTGGTTCCCGGGCCAATGCGGGTGGTGCAATGGGGGCCCGCCTTGCCCCATGCCCAAGTGGTGCAGGCTGTGATCGATCACGCACCCCATCTACAATCCACTGTGGGCGTGTTGCCCTCCACCGCCGAACTAAATCAACACAACCTCAACTTCTTTGGAGCCGCCCGCAATTTTCAGGTTTATGGCCGGCAGGTGGGCACTGATCCGCAAGCCGTGGCCCAAGATGCCCGATCGCTCGATTGGTATTTGCTGAAAACCGGTGACCAGGGATCAATGCGCGGCCGACGACGACGAGAAGCCCAAGCGGCCACCAGCCAAACCCTGCGCCAAAGTTCCGAGTTGCAGTTGGTGGAACATTGGCCCGTGGCGGCGGATTCCGAATGGCAACTTTGGCAGCGGCGATCTCCATCGGTGACGGTCACCCCCTTGGCCAATCCGGCTCCCTTGAAGCTCATGGCCCAACTGCCGGAGCGGCTGCCCCCGGGCCAAGTTGCGCCGGTCACCTACCGTTGGCAGGGCCCGGCGGCCCAACTGCAAGGGGGCTTGGCCCTGTTGACCTGGCAGCGGGAACCCACGCCCGATCGCCCGGCGGGTCGCACCGGTTGGATTGACGATCGGGCCATTGGTCGCGGCCGGTTAATGACCCCTCTTCCCCCGTCTGCCGGCCAGGCCTGGGAGGTTTGGGATCGATCGGCCATGGTCTTACCGCCGGACTTGGCCCCCGGTCGGTATCGTCTTTGGGCGAGTTTGTTGCCCAACGATCCCCAATTGGGCGATCGGGCCCAGCCGATCGCGATTCCCACAGAAGCCACCGTGGTGATTGACCCGGCCGCCTCGGCCCAACCGGCTCCCGAACTGGACGGCGTGGCCCAACTGCGGCTGCTGGGATTGCAATTGCGATCGGGGCGATCGGGCTTGGAATCCGTGTTCAACACCATTGGCCGAATTAACCAATACAATCCCAATCAAACCTACGTGGCCCAAGCGGAACTGACCCTCCGTTATCGCCTCAGTCAACAGCCCGATCGACTCGGTTGGCGCTATGCCCTCGGCTTGGCCCAAGTGTTGGATCAAAACACCAGCGGCGCGATCGCCACCTTCGAGCAAATCACCCAAGCGGAACCACGCAACCCTTGGGCCCAGGCCTACTTGGCCGTGGTGCGGCTTTATGAATTTCAAACCGATGCCGCCTGGCCCGCCATCCAACAAGCCTTAGCCTTGGCTCCCCGAGTGCCCGAATTCCACTACCTAAAAGCCGTGGCCCATGCCCAACGCTGGGAACTGGGCCGGGCGATCGCTGAGTTGCGAATCGGTCAGTCCCTGGAGCCGGCCGCCACCCAAAGCCACCACCCCCCGATCGGGTTAATCCCGCCCACCAGTTGA
- the folK gene encoding 2-amino-4-hydroxy-6-hydroxymethyldihydropteridine diphosphokinase: MPKHSTSKHSVSCAIPCAIALGGNLGDVAATFERALAALDATPGIQVTGRSRWYRNPPMGPPQPDFLNGCALLKVALSPEALLDRLQALENEAGRVRTVHWGPRTLDLDLLLYGDRVMQTPRLQVPHPGLGDRAFFAVPLAEIAPDWVEPLTGRAIAQIVQTLDCSAVIPLA, encoded by the coding sequence ATACCCAAGCATTCAACATCCAAGCATTCAGTATCCTGTGCGATCCCCTGTGCGATCGCCCTGGGGGGCAACTTGGGCGACGTGGCCGCCACCTTTGAGCGGGCCTTGGCGGCTTTGGATGCCACACCGGGAATTCAGGTCACGGGTCGATCTCGCTGGTATCGCAACCCGCCGATGGGCCCACCCCAGCCGGACTTTCTGAATGGTTGTGCCCTGTTGAAGGTCGCCCTTAGCCCAGAGGCCTTGCTCGATCGGCTACAAGCTCTGGAAAACGAGGCGGGGCGAGTGCGGACAGTGCATTGGGGGCCGCGCACCTTGGACTTGGATTTGTTGCTTTATGGCGATCGGGTGATGCAAACGCCTCGGCTACAAGTGCCCCATCCAGGATTGGGCGATCGGGCATTTTTTGCGGTTCCCTTGGCGGAAATTGCCCCCGACTGGGTGGAACCGCTCACGGGCCGGGCGATCGCGCAAATCGTCCAAACGCTAGACTGTTCAGCAGTCATTCCCCTAGCCTAA
- the rpsN gene encoding 30S ribosomal protein S14: protein MAKKSMVEREKKRDRLIAKYAAKRADLKAQFESAQDPMEKLALHRQIQRLPRNSARNRHQNRCWLTGRPRGYYRDFGLCRNALREMAHQGLLPGVVKSSW from the coding sequence ATGGCTAAAAAGTCCATGGTCGAGCGCGAAAAGAAGCGCGATCGCCTGATTGCTAAATATGCCGCCAAGCGTGCCGATCTGAAGGCGCAGTTTGAATCCGCCCAGGATCCGATGGAAAAGCTGGCCCTGCATCGCCAAATTCAGCGCCTGCCCCGCAACAGCGCCCGGAACCGCCACCAAAACCGCTGCTGGTTAACTGGCCGTCCCCGTGGCTACTACCGCGATTTTGGTCTGTGCCGGAATGCTCTGCGCGAAATGGCTCACCAAGGCTTGCTGCCCGGTGTGGTCAAGTCGAGCTGGTAA
- a CDS encoding MgtC/SapB family protein, translating into MNLPPDPSWFHLLIRLGLALFVGGAIGIDRQLRHKPAGMRTHMLVSLGAALFAIIPAEMGANIDAISRSAQGVATGVGFLGAGEILRTKRSEEKVKGLTSAAAIWVSAGLGFAAGCGLLGVATLGALMAFLVLRLNGVERRLTRNFDMNAIMDDD; encoded by the coding sequence ATGAATCTTCCCCCCGATCCCTCCTGGTTCCATTTGTTGATTCGTTTAGGGCTGGCTCTGTTTGTGGGGGGAGCCATTGGGATCGATCGCCAGTTGCGACACAAGCCCGCCGGAATGCGCACTCATATGCTGGTGAGTTTGGGAGCTGCCCTGTTTGCCATCATTCCGGCGGAAATGGGGGCGAATATTGATGCCATTAGCCGATCGGCCCAAGGTGTGGCCACCGGGGTGGGTTTCTTGGGCGCGGGGGAAATTTTACGCACCAAACGCAGCGAAGAGAAGGTGAAGGGATTGACCTCAGCAGCAGCCATTTGGGTCTCAGCCGGATTGGGGTTCGCGGCGGGCTGCGGCTTGTTAGGGGTGGCCACCCTAGGGGCCCTGATGGCTTTCCTAGTCTTGCGCTTGAATGGGGTGGAGCGGCGTTTAACTCGCAATTTTGATATGAACGCAATTATGGACGATGACTAA